One genomic region from Rosa rugosa chromosome 1, drRosRugo1.1, whole genome shotgun sequence encodes:
- the LOC133727316 gene encoding V-type proton ATPase subunit a1-like: protein MPSSRWLNADKSPFQLTFVNQVKRCAEMSRKLRFFKDQISKAGLLGSIRPVSQPDIELEELEFQLGEHEHELIEMNSNSERLRQSYNELLEFKMVLQKGF from the exons ATGCCATCCAGTAGATGG TTAAATGCTGATAAAAGCCCTTTCCAGCTAACCTTTGTTAATCAG GTGAAGCGATGTGCAGAGATGTCAAGAAAGCTGCGCTTTTTTAAGGATCAAATCAGTAAAGCTGGTCTGCTTGGGTCTATACGTCCAGTTTCACAACCAGATATTGAGTTGGAGGAATTAGAG TTTCAACTTGGTGAGCACGAACATGAGCTAATTGAAATGAACTCTAATAGTGAAAGACTTCGACAATCATACAATGAGCTCCTGGAGTTCAAGATGGTATTACAAAAG Gggttttaa